The Halobacterium litoreum genome includes a region encoding these proteins:
- a CDS encoding tRNA-binding protein: protein MADSLFETTFRVGEVLAAEPFEEARKPELAKLEIDLGDDVVQSAAQTGYNHDPDDLVGRQVLCATNLGTVNIAGFESEVLTVGVPDEDGNPVLVTPDEDVPLGGELY from the coding sequence ATGGCAGACAGTCTCTTCGAGACGACGTTCCGCGTCGGCGAAGTGCTCGCCGCCGAACCGTTCGAGGAAGCGCGCAAACCCGAACTCGCGAAACTCGAAATCGACCTCGGCGACGACGTCGTGCAGTCCGCGGCACAGACCGGCTACAACCACGACCCCGACGACCTCGTCGGCCGCCAAGTCCTGTGCGCGACGAACCTCGGCACGGTCAACATCGCGGGCTTCGAATCGGAAGTGCTCACGGTGGGCGTGCCCGACGAAGACGGAAACCCCGTGCTTGTCACTCCCGACGAGGACGTCCCGCTCGGCGGCGAACTCTACTGA
- a CDS encoding glutaredoxin family protein, translating to MDLMLYSLDGCPYCEAVSDALDERGIDYETEWVDALHSERNEVKRVSGQRAVPVLVDEERGVTMPESENILDYVEVTLS from the coding sequence ATGGACCTGATGCTGTACTCTCTGGACGGGTGTCCGTACTGCGAGGCGGTCTCCGACGCGCTGGACGAACGCGGCATCGACTACGAGACGGAGTGGGTCGACGCACTCCACTCCGAGCGAAACGAGGTCAAGCGCGTGAGCGGCCAGCGCGCCGTACCGGTGCTCGTGGACGAGGAGCGCGGCGTGACGATGCCGGAGAGCGAGAACATCCTCGACTACGTGGAGGTGACGCTGTCGTGA
- a CDS encoding cob(I)yrinic acid a,c-diamide adenosyltransferase yields MKIYTRRGDAGQTDLRNMDRVSKTNPRIEAYGTVDEVNAVVGTVRPTGYDDLDDYLGEVQNHLHVVQADFANPEPDDDDPVVREEHVEAVESWIDACDEELEPLESFILPGGSDVGAKLHQARAVCRRAERRAVAFADREDGVNETAIAYLNRLSDALFVFARLANQREGVTEESPTY; encoded by the coding sequence GTGAAGATTTACACGCGACGCGGGGACGCCGGGCAGACGGACCTCCGGAACATGGACCGCGTGTCGAAGACGAACCCGCGAATCGAGGCGTACGGCACCGTCGACGAGGTCAACGCCGTGGTGGGGACGGTGCGCCCGACGGGGTACGACGACCTGGACGACTACCTCGGCGAGGTCCAGAACCACCTGCACGTCGTGCAGGCGGACTTCGCGAACCCCGAACCGGACGACGACGACCCGGTGGTCCGCGAGGAGCACGTCGAGGCCGTGGAGTCGTGGATAGACGCCTGCGACGAGGAACTGGAGCCACTGGAGTCGTTCATCCTCCCGGGTGGGAGCGACGTCGGCGCGAAACTCCACCAGGCGCGGGCGGTGTGTCGGCGCGCGGAGCGACGCGCGGTGGCGTTCGCGGACCGCGAGGACGGCGTGAACGAGACGGCTATCGCGTACCTGAATCGGCTGTCGGACGCGCTGTTCGTGTTCGCGCGACTGGCGAACCAGCGCGAGGGCGTCACCGAGGAGTCGCCGACGTACTGA
- a CDS encoding DUF7553 family protein — MNRHFRDAQYYARRTAEEVATGIREELEPVTERVRERVDREDTDEPTGVRDRAREQARGVRQRI; from the coding sequence ATGAACCGACACTTCAGAGACGCGCAGTACTACGCCCGACGCACCGCCGAAGAGGTCGCCACCGGCATCCGCGAGGAACTCGAACCCGTCACCGAGCGTGTCCGCGAACGCGTCGACCGCGAGGACACCGATGAACCGACGGGCGTCCGCGACCGCGCCCGCGAGCAGGCTCGCGGCGTCCGCCAGCGCATCTAG
- a CDS encoding ammonium transporter → MAVPPEVANGVNTVWALVVAFLIFFMQPGFALLESGQVRAKNVGNVLMKNMTDWTVGVLAYFVLGYGLSSVVASLTSGAALGTPFAYFSNPTGWVTWLVGAVFAMTAATIVSGAVAERMNFPAYVFVAVVMTAVVYPVTTGMTWDGGLLSIDGFVGEALGAGYLDFAGATVVHMLGGIAGLVGAKMVGPREGRFDDRGNSHAIPGHSMLLAVLGTLILAFGWYGFNVGTSAIYGPENELLGATLGRVALNTTMGMGAGAVAAMAVSSYRQGKPDPLWTANGLLAGLVAVTGAVPHVTWVGGVVLGGLAGALVLPTYRFVVDSLRIDDVCGVFAVHGMAGALGTALIPVFATGGFGTTQFVVQVVGVGVVALWAVVASAVTFGAADLLFGLRVSSEEEEAGLDESEHGVSVYPEFTGDASPEAPTVSADGGRVGGDGDD, encoded by the coding sequence ATGGCGGTGCCCCCGGAGGTCGCGAACGGCGTGAACACGGTGTGGGCGCTCGTCGTGGCGTTCCTCATCTTCTTCATGCAGCCCGGATTCGCGTTACTGGAGAGCGGGCAGGTGCGCGCGAAGAACGTCGGGAACGTCCTGATGAAGAACATGACCGACTGGACGGTCGGCGTGCTCGCGTACTTCGTGTTGGGGTACGGGCTGTCGTCGGTCGTCGCGTCGCTGACGAGCGGGGCCGCGCTCGGCACGCCGTTCGCGTACTTCTCGAACCCCACGGGGTGGGTGACGTGGCTGGTCGGCGCGGTGTTCGCGATGACTGCCGCGACTATCGTCTCCGGCGCCGTCGCGGAGCGCATGAACTTCCCGGCGTACGTGTTCGTCGCCGTCGTGATGACCGCCGTCGTCTACCCGGTGACGACGGGGATGACGTGGGACGGCGGGCTGCTGTCCATCGACGGGTTCGTGGGCGAGGCCCTCGGCGCTGGCTACCTCGACTTCGCGGGCGCGACGGTCGTCCACATGCTCGGCGGCATCGCGGGGCTCGTCGGCGCGAAGATGGTGGGGCCACGGGAGGGCCGGTTCGACGACCGCGGGAACAGCCACGCGATTCCCGGTCACTCGATGCTGCTCGCGGTGCTCGGCACGCTCATCCTCGCCTTTGGCTGGTACGGCTTCAACGTCGGGACCTCGGCCATCTACGGCCCGGAGAACGAACTGCTCGGGGCGACGCTCGGCCGCGTCGCACTCAACACCACGATGGGGATGGGTGCGGGCGCCGTCGCCGCGATGGCGGTGTCCAGTTACCGGCAGGGCAAGCCCGACCCGCTTTGGACCGCAAACGGCCTGCTCGCCGGTCTCGTCGCCGTGACGGGGGCGGTCCCGCACGTGACGTGGGTCGGCGGCGTCGTCCTCGGTGGTCTCGCCGGCGCACTCGTCCTACCGACCTACCGCTTCGTCGTCGACTCGCTGCGCATCGACGACGTGTGTGGCGTGTTCGCCGTCCACGGGATGGCCGGCGCGCTCGGCACGGCGCTCATCCCGGTGTTCGCCACGGGCGGCTTCGGGACCACGCAGTTCGTCGTCCAGGTGGTCGGCGTCGGCGTCGTCGCGCTCTGGGCCGTCGTCGCGAGCGCGGTCACGTTCGGCGCCGCCGACCTCCTGTTCGGTCTCCGGGTGTCCAGCGAGGAGGAGGAAGCCGGCCTCGACGAGAGCGAACACGGCGTCTCCGTCTACCCCGAGTTCACAGGCGACGCGAGCCCCGAAGCGCCGACTGTGAGTGCCGACGGCGGCCGCGTCGGGGGTGACGGCGATGACTGA
- a CDS encoding P-II family nitrogen regulator, protein MTESAIEMVVAVIRPDKLADVKQKLANTGAPSLTVTQVSGRGSQPAKTEQWRGEEYTVDLHQKVKVECVVADVPAEDVVDAIAEAAHTGEKGDGKIFVLPVSSATQVRTGKTGPDAV, encoded by the coding sequence ATGACTGAGTCGGCCATCGAGATGGTCGTCGCGGTGATTCGCCCGGACAAACTCGCGGACGTGAAACAGAAACTCGCGAACACGGGCGCACCGTCGCTGACCGTGACGCAGGTGTCGGGCCGGGGGTCTCAGCCCGCGAAGACCGAGCAGTGGCGCGGCGAGGAGTACACGGTCGACCTCCACCAGAAGGTGAAAGTCGAGTGCGTCGTCGCCGACGTGCCAGCCGAGGACGTGGTCGACGCCATCGCGGAGGCCGCCCACACCGGCGAGAAGGGCGACGGCAAGATATTCGTCCTCCCGGTGTCGAGCGCGACCCAGGTCCGCACCGGGAAAACCGGCCCGGACGCGGTGTAG
- a CDS encoding DNA-methyltransferase: protein METTHRVHVGDARSLPLADDSVDLVVTSPPYPMIEMWDDAFAALDPEIGDALDANDGERAHDLMLSVLDDAWREVGRVLRPGGIAVVNVGDATRNLDRFRVYDNHARVTETFAELGFDPLPGVLWRKPTNSAAKFMGSGMVPPNAYVTLEHEHVLVFRNGSRREFDAGADRRYEAAYFWEERNRWFSDVWDGLGGERQHLADPDLRERSAAFPLELPYRLVNMYSVYGDTVLDPFWGTGTTSLAACVAGRSSVGVERDDGFAAAFADRIRDAPALSRDLASERLAAHREFVADSDDDFDYDAEHYDTPVRTKQERRLRFYEVESVTETEEGWRAEHAPFED, encoded by the coding sequence ATGGAGACCACCCACCGCGTACACGTCGGTGACGCGCGCTCGCTCCCGCTCGCCGACGACAGCGTGGACCTCGTGGTCACGTCCCCGCCCTATCCGATGATAGAGATGTGGGACGACGCGTTCGCCGCCCTCGACCCCGAAATCGGCGACGCGCTCGACGCGAACGACGGCGAGCGCGCCCACGACTTGATGCTGAGTGTCCTCGACGACGCGTGGCGGGAAGTCGGTCGCGTCCTCCGGCCGGGCGGCATCGCCGTCGTGAACGTCGGGGACGCCACCCGGAACCTCGACCGCTTTCGCGTCTACGACAACCACGCCCGCGTAACCGAGACGTTCGCCGAACTCGGATTCGACCCGCTGCCCGGCGTGCTGTGGCGGAAGCCGACGAACTCCGCGGCGAAGTTCATGGGCAGCGGGATGGTGCCGCCGAACGCGTACGTCACGCTCGAACACGAACACGTGCTCGTGTTCCGGAACGGGAGCAGGCGGGAGTTCGACGCGGGCGCCGACCGCCGGTACGAGGCGGCGTACTTCTGGGAGGAGCGAAACCGGTGGTTCTCGGACGTCTGGGACGGCCTCGGCGGCGAGCGACAGCATCTCGCCGACCCCGACCTGCGGGAGCGCTCGGCCGCCTTCCCCCTCGAACTCCCGTACCGCCTCGTGAACATGTACTCCGTCTACGGCGACACCGTCCTCGACCCGTTCTGGGGGACGGGCACGACGAGTCTCGCGGCCTGCGTCGCTGGCCGGAGTTCCGTCGGCGTGGAGCGCGACGACGGCTTCGCCGCGGCGTTCGCCGACCGCATCCGGGACGCTCCAGCACTCTCGCGGGACCTCGCGAGCGAGCGCCTCGCCGCACACCGCGAGTTCGTCGCGGACAGCGACGACGACTTCGACTACGACGCCGAACACTACGACACGCCGGTGCGCACGAAACAGGAGCGCCGCCTCCGGTTCTACGAGGTCGAGTCCGTGACCGAGACCGAGGAAGGGTGGAGAGCCGAACACGCGCCCTTCGAGGACTGA
- a CDS encoding DUF7835 family putative zinc beta-ribbon protein, producing MATTTPDTGRSEFCEDCDCDTPHSVAIELRAEREGDDESAAFSREPYRVATCSVCDATTALRMNDA from the coding sequence ATGGCCACCACCACCCCTGACACAGGCCGCAGCGAGTTCTGCGAGGACTGCGACTGCGACACCCCGCACTCCGTCGCCATCGAACTGCGCGCGGAGCGAGAGGGCGACGACGAGAGCGCCGCGTTCTCTCGGGAGCCCTACCGTGTCGCGACCTGTAGCGTGTGCGACGCGACGACGGCGCTCCGCATGAACGACGCCTGA
- the sucD gene encoding succinate--CoA ligase subunit alpha, whose product MSILVDDDTRVVVQGITGGEGKFHAEQMIEYGTNVVAGAVPGKGGQEVAGVPVYDTVDQAVDAEDADASVVFVPPAFAGDAVFEGLDTDLDLVVAITEGIPTQDMAKVNKRLSEVDTRLLGPNCPGIITPGEAKLGILPGNIFEAGNVGLVSRSGTLTYQVVDSLTSRGIGQTTAIGIGGDPIIGTDFIDALELFEADEDTDAVVMCGEIGGEDEEEAARFIAENMDTPVAGFIAGRTAPPGKRMGHAGAIVSGSGTGTAESKINALNDAGVPVGDTPEEVADNIEDLL is encoded by the coding sequence ATGAGCATTCTAGTCGACGACGACACCCGCGTCGTGGTGCAGGGCATCACGGGCGGAGAGGGCAAGTTCCACGCCGAACAGATGATCGAATACGGGACGAACGTCGTCGCCGGTGCGGTCCCCGGCAAGGGCGGCCAAGAGGTCGCCGGCGTCCCGGTCTACGACACCGTCGACCAGGCCGTCGACGCCGAGGACGCGGACGCCTCCGTGGTGTTCGTACCGCCGGCGTTCGCCGGTGACGCGGTCTTCGAGGGCCTCGACACGGACCTCGACCTCGTGGTCGCCATCACCGAGGGCATCCCGACCCAGGACATGGCGAAGGTGAACAAGCGCCTCTCGGAGGTCGACACGCGCCTGCTCGGCCCGAACTGTCCGGGCATCATCACGCCGGGCGAGGCCAAACTCGGCATCCTGCCGGGCAACATCTTCGAGGCCGGGAACGTCGGCCTCGTCTCCCGGTCGGGCACCCTGACCTACCAGGTCGTGGACTCGCTGACGTCCCGCGGCATCGGGCAGACCACCGCCATCGGCATCGGCGGCGACCCCATCATCGGGACGGACTTCATCGACGCCCTCGAACTGTTCGAGGCCGACGAGGACACCGACGCGGTCGTGATGTGCGGCGAAATCGGCGGCGAGGACGAGGAGGAGGCCGCCCGATTCATCGCCGAGAACATGGACACGCCGGTCGCCGGCTTCATCGCCGGTCGCACCGCGCCGCCGGGCAAGCGCATGGGCCACGCGGGCGCCATCGTCTCCGGCAGCGGCACCGGCACCGCGGAGTCCAAAATCAACGCCCTGAACGACGCGGGCGTGCCGGTCGGCGACACCCCCGAGGAGGTCGCCGACAACATCGAGGACCTGCTGTAG